The Macaca fascicularis isolate 582-1 chromosome 1, T2T-MFA8v1.1 genome includes a window with the following:
- the NHLH1 gene encoding helix-loop-helix protein 1: MMLNSDTMELDLPPNHSETESGFSDCGGGAGPDGAGPGGPGGGQARGPEPGEPGRKDMQHLSREERRRRRRATAKYRTAHATRERIRVEAFNLAFAELRKLLPTLPPDKKLSKIEILRLAICYISYLNHVLDV; encoded by the coding sequence ATGATGCTTAACTCAGACACCATGGAGCTGGACCTGCCGCCCAACCACTCAGAGACTGAGTCGGGCTTCAGTGACtgtgggggcggggcgggcccTGATGGTGCTGGGCCTGGGGGTCCGGGAGGGGGCCAGGCCCGAGGCCCAGAGCCGGGAGAGCCTGGTCGGAAAGACATGCAGCATCTGAGCCGCGAGGAGCGCCGGCGCCGGCGCCGCGCCACAGCCAAGTACCGCACGGCCCATGCCACGCGAGAGCGCATCCGCGTGGAAGCCTTCAACCTGGCCTTCGCCGAGCTGCGCAAGCTGCTGCCCACGCTGCCCCCCGACAAGAAGCTCTCCAAGATTGAGATCCTGCGCTTGGCCATCTGCTATATCTCCTACCTGAACCACGTGCTGGACGTCTGA